From the genome of Platichthys flesus chromosome 10, fPlaFle2.1, whole genome shotgun sequence:
TGTGAAGCAGGTTATATAATACCAGCAATACGTGTAAACAACTAATCTGCTGAATAAAGAAatgagatgaaaaataaatataaacaacgCCAGGACACTAAAAAGCCTGAGAGCACATCAGAACTAAATGTTGGAACGAAACAGTTCCGAAGCTTTGGGgcaacaacagcaaacaaaagaTCGTTCTTTACCCCTCGACCTTCGACCCTTGACCCCCGACCCCTGATCGAGGGACAGGATCATTGATTCATCAGCTGATTCAACTCAAGCTACATCACAACATTAAACGTGGAAATTGACATAAAGAAATCAAAGTATgcacaaaaaatacagaaacaattAAGGATTCTTAAGGGTCAATACAATTACTTAATGACTGTAATAAACATCAGACACTAACTCTTCAAACGGTCAGGGTGTGAGATGTGTTGCACAGAAACTGGGGTGTGGATATTTCCCACCGCGCCTGAAGGCCGCGTCAGGAAGTGAGGAAAGCAGCTGAGCTCGGTCTCATTGGATCAGAACTGTCATCGAGTCCCAGCAGCGCCACTGGAAACTTTCTGCTCAGGAACAAACAACCTCCgggaagctgcaggaaacagCCCGACAACAACATCACGTTCTGTCAACCGGACTCTTTACACTTTACTGACATTTATAAAGTTTCCTCACTTTGgtaaataacttttttattgAGATAAATTTGTTCAATTTATCCAAAAGAGATTAAAAGAGAAATCAAAATCCACAATGATGGGAAAAAACTTTCCATTCTTCTCTATATTTACATGAATCTCAGAAATATTAAGTAAGTTTAATTGAGCAGAGCACTACTGACTGGGGATTGTGACCTTTTGTGTTgtgatattattttttttttttattttactaaagTCCAGACTTTTCCTGTTAATGAgcgaataaaaacatttaaataatgtattttttatatctgtCGTACCAAGACACGCCCTaatttacaaatatatacatcTTCTTCTGGTACTGCTTTAATGACCtgtggaaaaagagaagaaaaacacttatACCATGAAAGACATTTAGAAATAAACCCAAAAAGGAAAGAATCAGGTGCAGAACTAAATCACACATCTACACTCGACAAAAATCCTTTTTCTCGctaataatataacaaatatataacagattgtgtaaatatcttgtttatgttgtgttatgtgGATATTTGACTACGAGGTGTTTACAGCAGTAGTTATTATATcaacttgtttattttcttataaatCATGATATAAACTATTACTTGAGCTTGTCCTATctggtaaatgtgtatttatacttCAGGTATATTCACAGGGccaatataaatatgtataatatggTCTTGAAgtatattttcagatttctcGGAAACCATTTGTTCCACAGATCTTTTTTATTGTGGCTTAACTGCGGCTTTTATGACATTTTGTGTTGCtatataaatctgtttaatgTATTTCTCTAAAACAGATGTgcttaaatataaacatttgatgTTAAACAATACAATAATTCTTTTATCTTTACCGGAACAAATTGATATAAAATCTTTcagataataaatatttttatcaACACAAGTAGAATTTGATACCCATCAAGTTTtcattgtaaatataaatgtgtatttcacatctatgaaacattttcatttgaacttaTTAACTTTAATATATGTAAAGTGGAAAAGCACCTGTAATATTCCCCCAAACTCCATCAATCACATTTCCTTATGTCTGACAAACACgcaaaaaaatccaaatatatcCGTTTAATGGCAGaagcaaataaacacatgagAATCTTTGACCGGTGAATTTTCAATCAATCTTCAAACAGTCATCGTTAATATTCTGTCCATCAATGTTATTTTCGAGGATCTTTAGAATTCAATTCCGAGTTTCAGTAAAAGAAACCTGCATGATCTGAACACACGAGCCAAACGAGTTCAATCCAGAGTAAACGGTCGAGTGTGCTGGATAGAGAAACATTCATTCTTTATTGACTGGAAAAATAGAGggaccaaaaaataaaataaaacacacaacaacaaaatgtgcAGTCAAAATGATCCCACAACACCCCTGATTAAAATCCCCAAATTGACTTCATTTCATGAACTCTATAGATCTCCAAAATTAGATTAACATTAATGTGCAGCAAGTAAAGCGCTATGTTAAGTCATGCCacaagcggaggaggagggtgtgggggggtgggggtagaGGAGGGAGAGGCCAGCCGTTTAGGTCGTACAGGGCAATGAGAGTCAAAGCCACAACACAAGAAAAGCGTCGCTGTCGTCAGGAGTCTCAGATTGCATCGATGTCGAGGTCGTCGTCTTCTTTTTGGGGCGCGCCTGTTTTCACAGTCTCCACTTTGAGCTCGCGGGCGGAGGACGAGTACACAACCTGAGGAGAGACAACACAAACCAGTCAGCTGCTGAACGAACACTGGTTCACGTCTCCAACGGATTCTTGTGGTCGAAGGGAGTTCATTTAACACGATGAGGATTCAGTGCCGTTGACATTTTCCCACCGGATAATAAACTCACAAAACTGGTGTCGCAGAACCACAACCAATGTTTAACAAGAAGACGTTTGTTCAGTCTGTTTACTGAAGCCTTTTTACACATGAACTCAGGAGTCGCTGCACAATCCAGACCAGACTTTCTGATCTTATATCACTACGCCCGTTTCTGTTTACAGGATATCAACACTTAAATCTGGTTCTGTACCACACCACATTAAAACTAACTAATCTACATCATTACCTCCACGTTCTCATcatcttccacctcctcttctcctccgctgccctcgctctcctcctctgcctccttcagCCACTTGACGAAAGGAGCAGCCTTGGCGTGGATCTCTTTGGCCAGTTCCTTAGAGACGTACTTCTTAGAGACCTAGTGGAGAAACAGAGAATCACAGTTGGTGCTCTGAGGAAAATCAAGTGTCTATATTTTCTGTCTGTGGCTTTTCTAACCAGCTTCACACGACTCAGTGTGTGATCAGTCTGTTCCAACACTGGATTTGTGCAGACAGAGTTTAAGTCAACAAACCTGCAGGAAATGTTTCCATGATCAGAGTTTTACTTCAATTTCTGCAGGAAATTACAAATTTAcgtatgtgtatttatttgaaaatgtcctGTCGTCTATGAAATACAAGTTATTTCAGTTTGAATTTTGATTTTAAGCAGTTCACCACTCACCTGTGTACTACTTCAGGTTATTTACTGGACTCAACTTGACTTTAGATTATACTAATCCATATTAAATTAAACGTTAAAAACAGGttagacttctttttttttttttttaacaagtcaTGGAAACATTGAAACTAGCCGCTGGATAAAGTTCAATATTAAACCGAGTCAataccgctgctgctgctttttcagGTCTGAACAGATAATGTTCACATCTGTTCTCAAACAGATAAGAAATAATGTTCTCTGCCATGTCACTGCTACAAGTTCACCTTCTCATTTACATTTGACAGGatttttgaaaagttgaacATTTGGACCACAAagatgtgtatatgtatataaaagtTGTTAATATAAAGacaatctacacacacaccttctctgCCCAGGCTAAGATGacgtcctcctccaccaggtCATACTCGTACAGTTCTTTGAGGATGATGGGAACTCGGGACAGCAGCTGGACCTGATGCAGCTTCACGACACACTCGAAGCCTCCCAGCAGGTACTTCTGGGctttcttgttgttgtggcagaactggggagaaaaaaaaaaatcacgagACAGTCAGAAGAACACTCGGGTCATGACGGGAAACATCTGATGTTACATCTGATCCAGAGGAACGTTAAGAGACGCATCATTCAACTCACTCGCAGGAAGTGGCGTTTGTATTTCTTGATCTGGTCGCGGATGTTCTCGTTGAAGAGCAGCTCGCTGAGGATGAGGGGGCCCATGGCCTTCACATCCAGACGCTCTGCCTCCGCCAAGATGTCCTTATCGGCCCCGTCGATGGTTCCACTCTCCTTCTTGTACTAGAGGAGGAACGAAAACATTTGATCAGAAGAAATGTTTAAACCTGCACAAGAAGATTTGAACGATCTTTTGCTCCTTTTAACTCAAATTGGTATTTTACAAAAATCTATTGCCACATAagttattttacacatttcctTCAATGTCTTACTCAGATCTTTAAGTAGTAGAATGAGCCGACTAATGAGCTACTCACTTATTAAAAAAGATCTAAGTTATAATATCCACTTGTGTGTTGGCTGTTTCCACCATTTTAACAAAATTGGACATTTGTAATGAGGAACAGAGGCTGAATGTGAATAAGGAGAATTCTCAATGAGCAGTTTGTGATTCTTACTTTGACAAAGTTGTAGAACAGGTTGACTCGCTCCTCCAGGGGTTTCTCCAGGTCCTCGCTGAGTGTCAGGTTCTTGGCGTGGTCGCTGATCTCCTCCATTCGCCTCCTCTGCGCCTCCTCGGTAGTCTCCTCGGCCCAGTCGTCATCGTCGTCTTCTCCATCCTgacgagcagacacacaaatagatCAATTAGTGACAGACCAACATTTAAGTCTTCAGTTGAGGGATCTTCTACACAgccaatgtaaaaataaaatctcaaaaTAAACTCCAGGTTGTGAATCATGAATCCGTCATTGAAGCGTTTAAAAATTtctcagcaaacaaacactgagcaagttttaaatgtaaaatgatcaGAATGATTTTTTTATATGTGTTAAGGAGATCAACAGTCAACTAGCATGTGAATAATCTCATGAAATTCACAGAGCCTGATAACAGAAGTTGCAGCAGTCTGTGCGACGCTGATAATAAATTCTGTTTGAGTACTTAACAAAGATAAGCTCTCAACTAGGCCACTGAACTGTGACCAGGGTTTGACAGTGTTTTTAAACTCTGCAGGTTAAGTGAGTGTTTAAAGTGACCTGACTGCTCAGTGCTGGTCCCTGATTGGTCAAATAGCTCAGAGAGAAACCCACCACAGCCTCAGGAGCGCCGAAGTCCCCGGTGAttccagcctcttctcctccgtTCTCCTTGTCCTTCTTGCGGTTCTTcttatctttctctttctttgcagATGCGGTTACAATGTCGGTGCTCtctgttgatggagaagcaaaATAGTTTTCTTCTATGAAATTGTCGAGGTTTCTATTTTGATCGTTACATTAAAAACTGCTTGTGTTGGTGTCAGAGTTCCATTAGAAGCAGGAACACGTTCTCACCTGGTGGGTTTTTGAGGATGAACGTGCAGAGTTTGTGTCTCATGTCGAGCATGCCGCGGTGTCCACAGGCCTTACAGACAGTGCCAATGGTTTGTTTCTTGGAATTGACATTCtgtgagaggaagaaacaaagtCAAAACTACAGTAAACTTATCGGTATATGAACTaaagattttacatttttgggcgATCAGAATCAAAGGATTTGTGAAATTAGAATGAACAGACTCAACATGACGTCCAGATGCGGTCCGGTGCGGTGTATTTACCAGATCAGTTTCAGGGTTTTCGCACTCGGTGCACAGCACAAATTTTTTGATGAACCCATCAAGCATGTCCTGCAACTTGTTCGCCTCGTGGGATCCGTTGACGATGAAACGGTCATTTTTGGAATCAAACTGGGTCTGAGCGCCGAGTTCACAACCAAAAAACTTGGTCGGGTCTGCGGAGGAGAGCACAGGGGACGTCAGGTCATCACAGTAAGGCTCAATAAACCAAATGTCAGTTTCTTTTCCATCTTATCCGTCTGCTTTCAAACAACCGTGTGATCATTGTTTGATTGAAACACTATTGATCCTCATTGTTTCACTGAAGACATTCAGAAGAGATAAGATGGAACAGGGGACACCACACAAGGTGCTACTCACATGTTGGAGGCCTGTTCAGTGCCTTCGCAACATCAACCATGTTGACAATAACTGTCTTAATTCCATTCCCTTTGCCTTCAACCTGAAtggaagacaaaacacaaggttGACACCATTCCCTCTACACAAGTTGAGATTgcacaaaaacattaacaaaatgTTATAAACTTGAATCTGATCGATGTCTCAAACTTGAATGCTGTGGATACTGATGGCGGGTAGTTACCTTGGCAATCAGACGGGGCATCTTGTAGCGGTAGAACTGGTCCAACACGCCGCGGTTGACGTTGACAGACATTTTGGCTGGATGTTAGCACTATCAGTAAGATAAAAGGATCTTGGTTGGGGATTTTTTGGGATCTTCTGTCTGGAAAAGAGGGGATGACATAAACGACTGCAAGCGTGCTCGGTCTCTGACATGAAAAATGTTGTGCCGCTGTGGCCGCAAGCTCCTTGCTTGAAGGCTAGATTTCCACCACACAGGTTCCAACGGCTGCGCAACAgctctgaaagaggagagagggacaaaCGACAATCAATTAGTAATGAGGAAAATCTAGAGGCATCTTCGTGTGAGTTGTAGACCACTTTAATACAGATTGAGTCAAAAGAATTGTCATTcagttatataaataaaatataaaaacactggTTTGAATGCCTAGATGgttaaaaacataaactgtTGTTTAAGGATCTAAACATTGTgtttcaaactgctgctgcgACAATTAAAGATCTGGGAAGACGTAGTTTCTAAACCAATCAACTGAGGCACATTAATCATTGCCTTTGTGGTCTGGACAGCTCGCAGACCAGAAGAACAGAAAGAAGTGATTCCTGTGGTGCAAAGTGAGTCCAGAGTGGGTGCAGCCATTTCTCCAGAGTTACGAGAATTTCAGGAGGAACTAGAGAGACTCAGACAAAACTGAGGGACACTGCAGAGTCAGGCTGTGTGCCCAAATCCAGAGACAAGCAGGCATCAGTTCCAACATGGCCGATACCTTGATACCAAATGACAACGCAGATTTCATTGCCTTAGCTCTGAAAGTTTCTCTACTTACAggtttaacattaaaaacactccACGTGTCTAATTAAGTGTTTGAAAACAAACCTGTGTAGAAAGAAACACAGGGCAAACCCACTGAAGCAGCTGGCAACACACAGAACGATTTAAAAGAAGAGGGACGCTCCCTTTTAACCAGTTACGCCATGTCCAGCACATCAGCTGACACGAGGACGTCCCTGGCCCCAGCTGGGACAATTGACGAGTTTGGAGCAGCGGTATTTTGCTGCGTTAGTGAacagagacacatacacaaactatcctgggtcaaagttcaccacaGTTGAACTCAATGTAAATCCTCACTGGCAATTTGCCTCGCCCAGGAAGCAGGCGTTTTAATTTCCCGCCGTTAGCACTTATTGGACGTGGACGGTTCACTGCTGATACATTGAGATACATGTGACCCAGCCCTTGAGCACGGACACTGTTGaatgttaaattattgtagttGGATTAGGTTTTGTTATAAagtttgttaaataaatgtttggagTTTTTCACTTTAGATATTTGTATAGATGCAATAAGTATACTTATATTAACAATACCAAATACTACCTGTTTATCATCGTTTAGTTTGAaactattattttattgtatttatttattgtaacgTTTTATTGATGCTCATCAGGACCTCATCCCTtcatttctttccctcccttGAACTTCATGTAATAAAAACTGTAATAGTTAGTTAAATTTCAACTTCAAATGGCGACAAAGCAAACCGCACCTATCAACcatcattttctgtcttttaaattttttttttaccatggaTAAAATCCCCAGAGCTCCTCATTCaaacacgtctccacttcaaACCAGTCTGAGCTCAAACTCCTGCTTCACCAGTCTGATATGTGACTAAGGGCCAGTTTCCAGCCTGTGCTCCCCCAACATACCGCAAAACCAGCAGATATCGATGGGATCCGGCAGGGAGGAAGCCAGCTCAGCAGATTAGACCAAAGAGGGAAAATGAAACCCGCCTGGACGCATTGCAGAGCTTTTGTGAGCatgtaaatacagaaaaaagcCTTTTGTCTTCCAGGCGGGCCTCTGGCTTTAGGCACATAGGGCCTGCTCTTGTTAATAGGTCACAAACAGGAGGCCTAGCAGCTGCCAAACCCGCCACCCCCCCTTTTCCATCCTCCATACTGACGGCTCTAACGGCGGATCCCCGGGCTTTGGGATGTCAGGGCGGCTCCACATGGGGTGACTCACCGCCGGCTCGTCATGGGCACCGGGGAGTCCCGGGCCGAGGTGAAGGGGAAGGCCACGGGTCGAGGCTATtacagtgtgtgggggggaggaggtggagctggaggctaGTTAGCTTAGCTGGATGCTTGGTGCAGAGTGCGTCATCCAGCCACTGCACACGAGTGACGGGAATGGGAGACGCCATTTTGATACAGTGGCACGGAAAACATGTCATACTGCgaacaacacgcacacacacgtagaagacacacgACACATTTATCACACAACCttttactaaaaaaaaacaggttatAGACGGAGCCCCGGGTACTCACCGTTTTCGcaaaacaaagacataaacacaaCGCTGATCGTCCAGGAGACGCAGTGAACGGAGCTGGAGGCTGCGGCGGGTGGCGTGTGGGTTGCAGCAGAGATGCTTGGTGGTCGAGCGGCTCCCGTAGACGAGTCCAACACCCGAGAGCGTCCAACCGGTGCAGGTGCCAGGCTCGGAGACGGAGGCAGGGCTTCTGGGTCGTCCTCGCGGGGTTTCGGGGGGACCTTcaggggggagggagagcaCACTCACGTTACAGCGGAAACCAGAGCGTTCGCATCGTCGCACGTTACAATCGTTCTCCGTGGCTGTCACGACACCCAGAACCACGCAATCGCCGAAAGTGTTCCGTTAGCCTGACGCCACAACGTAGCTCGACGGcaagctaacatgctaacctTTACACGTGTTCCCAAttcacccccccaaaaaaacataacGACGTTAGTCCCTCGGTTAATGTTCGTAAAAGTAGAGTGACGTCACTTTGTGTTGCGTTATAGATTCACCGTAGCCCGTGGTGGTACACGTCGCCGTGTGTCGTAACGGGGCTGGAACTCCTGGAAATAGCCAGAGCCCAGATGCTAACGCGACGTCAGCTATTAGCCCGGGAGCTGTCGACGCGCCGCGGTGAAAGTACCGCGACGGATTGTATCTTTAGCTTTAGCCCGGTTAGCTCGCAAGTCTTTCTCCGGGGAGACGCACACACGTGTGGGGAACCTACGTCCGGACGAAGCGGTGGACACTCGGGGGATGTTTTAGCCTCCGCTCACCTCTCGAATGTTCTGACGCTTCTCTGCGCTTCGACTC
Proteins encoded in this window:
- the eif5 gene encoding eukaryotic translation initiation factor 5; its protein translation is MSVNVNRGVLDQFYRYKMPRLIAKVEGKGNGIKTVIVNMVDVAKALNRPPTYPTKFFGCELGAQTQFDSKNDRFIVNGSHEANKLQDMLDGFIKKFVLCTECENPETDLNVNSKKQTIGTVCKACGHRGMLDMRHKLCTFILKNPPESTDIVTASAKKEKDKKNRKKDKENGGEEAGITGDFGAPEAVDGEDDDDDWAEETTEEAQRRRMEEISDHAKNLTLSEDLEKPLEERVNLFYNFVKYKKESGTIDGADKDILAEAERLDVKAMGPLILSELLFNENIRDQIKKYKRHFLRFCHNNKKAQKYLLGGFECVVKLHQVQLLSRVPIILKELYEYDLVEEDVILAWAEKVSKKYVSKELAKEIHAKAAPFVKWLKEAEEESEGSGGEEEVEDDENVEVVYSSSARELKVETVKTGAPQKEDDDLDIDAI